The Cyanobacteriota bacterium genomic interval CCAGACACCCCTATTCTTGACATTGGTTGTGGCTCTGGGGCTTGGTTACAGCGTCTAGCTGACCGGGGTTTCCAGAACCTCTGGGGCATTGACCAAGATATTGAGCAATTTCGAGCCAGCGGTGCCCACGTGCATCAGGTCAACTTAGATATGGACAACCTAGACCTACCTATTCAGCACTTTGGTCTGATTACGGCGATCGAAGTCATTGAACACCTAGAAAATCCAGGTCGATTGTTCTACCATGCTAGTCGCTATTTGGATCCCCACGGCTATCTGCTAATAACCACACCCAACATTCACTCGGTAGGCTGTCGGCTACGGTTTTTGTTGACTGGCCAGCTCAAGTCCTTTGATGCCAAAGGTGACCCTACCCACATCTACCCAGTCTTGTTAACTGCCCTCAATCGTGTGTTACCCCGCTATGGGTTAAAAATCGTCAAAAAGTGGGGCTATCCTGCTCGCGGATCCTTGGTGTCACGACCATCTACCCTGTTGTTGTCTACTATAGCCGAATGGTTCTTGCCCAATTCAGATCCAGGTGACACCCTATGTTTACTGATTCGGTCGACTACCAGTGCTTGATGTCTGAGTGCTCGACTATGGATAATCCCTGTATAGGGATCCAATGACCTCCAATGACCCCTTCAATGACTATCGTGCAACCAACAATTAAGTTTCTCCAGCAACCCACCTCTCAAGCATGGATTGACCAAGCGATCGCCAACCTAGATGTGCTGTTGCTAGATCATTCCCACTGTGAGCGAAAAGCAGCAGGTGTTGCCCTGAGCTTGATGTGTCGCTACCCATCCAGCACAAAACTTGTGCGAACATTGACGGCGATTGCCCAAGAGGAATTGCACCACTTTGAGCTAGTTAACCAACACCTAGAACAACGTCAAATTCCCCTAGCACCCTTGCCGCCACCCCCCTATGG includes:
- a CDS encoding class I SAM-dependent methyltransferase; amino-acid sequence: PDTPILDIGCGSGAWLQRLADRGFQNLWGIDQDIEQFRASGAHVHQVNLDMDNLDLPIQHFGLITAIEVIEHLENPGRLFYHASRYLDPHGYLLITTPNIHSVGCRLRFLLTGQLKSFDAKGDPTHIYPVLLTALNRVLPRYGLKIVKKWGYPARGSLVSRPSTLLLSTIAEWFLPNSDPGDTLCLLIRSTTSA